The segment GATGCGCAGATGCCCCTGATAGACGGGGGTGCGCCCCTTGGAAACAAGCATCAGATCGTGCTCGGCATCGTCGAATTGCGAGGGCGAGAACTGCAGGTCGAACCCGCCCAGTTCATGCAGCTCGGCCGTGCGGAACATGTGCAGGCAGCCCGTGACCGAGGTACAGGGCCGCATGTAGGAGAACTGCCCGTAATCCAGCACATCCAGACACTGACAGCAGAATCCCACACTGATGTTGTCTTCCTCGCGCGGGGCACCAAGAAATTCGTCGGCATGCTGAACGATGTGCGGACGGGTGCTGTCCACCACGCGGCAGCCCCAGACCGCGGCCTCGGGGTAGGCCCGCTGGGCCGCGCCCATGGAGCCCAGCCAATCCGTGGGCAGGTAGATATCATCGTCCATGTAGATCACATTGTCGCCCTGGCGCACGTCGGGCAGATGCATCAGCCAGTTGCGGGCCGCAGGTGCACCCACATTGACCAGGGTCGACAGAGCCTCGAAACGGTCGGCTCCGAAACGCTCGGCCCAGACCCGTACCACATCGGGGGTGGAATCCGTACTGCCGTTGTCCAGTACCTTGATGCGCGCGTCGCTCAGGTCGGACTCGGCCAGGGATGCCAAAGTATTGTTCAGGCTCTCGCCCTTGTTCCAGGAATAGAGCAACAGGAAGGTCTGCCCATCGGGTGCCGGCCCAGGAGCATCAGCCCCGGTCAACACGTCGTGCAGATGCAGCACAAGGTTGGTCTGCCAGGGTTTGGTCAGCACGGAATCCCGCCACAGGGCAATGGCCCCGGCACGATCGCCGCTGCGCAGCAGACACTCACCCACGCGCAGGTCCAAACCGGGCCATTCCATGGCCCCGGTCAGTTGGCGATAGCCTTCAAAGGCCTCGGCATAGCGACCAAGGTGGAACAGGGCATCGGCCCTGGCCCGTTGGGCATACACGGAGCACAAGCCAGCCGGAAGCGTGCTTGCCATGTCCAGCAGCCACTCCCATTGATTGTGTTCACTGGCGCATTCCGAGGCCTGCCACCACCAGTGCAGATTGCCGGGCTCGGCCCGCAGTTCAGGCTCCACGGCATCGCGCATGGCGTCCCCGCCTTGGGCCAACAGTTCGCCGCGCCTGTCGCGCCAGCTCACCGGACCTCGGAAGGTGTTACCCATGCTGATAATGGCCTCGCGCTTTGCAGGCGACAGGATGCCCCCCAGAGTCTGATCCAGATTGATCAGTTGATGGGCCAGGGTCGGATCTCCAGGATCGGTGTCCCAGGCCTGATGCAGTTGGTCGAAGCCGATAGCCAACAACTGCTCGCGCCCTCTGGATTCCGGGGCAGCGCCCCGCTCCACGAACTGGTTCCCCGCATGGATGCTGAAGAACTTCCCCGAGGTGCAGGTGGTCAGGTACATGCCCAGATCCGAGGGCAGCATGGGCCAGCGGGGTGGTTGATGCGTCGGCACAATGATTCTCCTCAACCCTGCTTGACGCAGTACCACATGGTTTTGCCGCCCTGCGCCATCTGCTCAGGCTTGTCGGCCAAAAATTCATTCACGGCCACGGTCACACCCTCGGCGTAGGTTCCATTGTAATCATCCACGAAGATCATTCCACCCTCGGGAATCCGGTCGTAAAAAAATTCCAAACCAAACTTGGTGCCCGAATACTGGTCGCTGTCCAGAATGACCATGGAGAATTGCTTACTTGCAGGAAAAGCGGGAGGCAGCACATCCTCAAAAAAACCTTTTATTAGACGCACCCGTTGGTTTTTCCCCCAAATTTCGAGCAGATATTGCAACTGCGCGTAGGACGTCTCCTTGAACATGCCTTCGACGTAGTGCGTCTTGCCTCCCATTCTCGGGATGGAATCTTCCTGACGCGGAGCAGGCAGCCCTTCAAAGGAATCCACGGCAAAGATCTTGCGCGAAGAATCCAAAATATCTAATATATCTGCCAGTATAAACGTCCCCCCCCCTGAAAGACACCCAGTTCGGCAACATCTCCATCAAGATGCTCGGTACGCAGGAGTCCTTCAAGAACGGCCTGACGCTTTTCCTTTTCCCACAGGGAGTTGGGCTTGGTCTCAAACGCCCCCAACGTTCTGGATAAGGTATAAAAATTCTGCAGGAACAAGCCATGGTCCTTTTCCGCACACTCACCGAGGGTATGCAGAACCTGTTTCAATTCAGTAATCATGATGCTCTCGCTGCTCCTACCTGAAGTCCTTCAAGCGGGCCAACAAGACTCAGACTGTCCATTTTGGCCAATTTCCCCAGATTCTCAAAATGCTTGAAGCAGAGTTTCAAATCATTGCCGATGGCGTTGCCCATCTTCTTCATCGTCAGGGAAGAGGCATTCTGCCCCACCCCGGAGGATTGATGATGAATGCAACTCACGTGTCCGGTGTACATGATTTTGAAACCCTTGAGACAAAGCATCAGGTCATGCTCGATGTCATCCACCTGGGAAGGACTGAACTGGATATCGAACTGAGGAACCTGCTTCAAGGCATCCACCCGGAACATATGCTGACATCCCATGACGCTTCGGGCTTCACGCACGATGTTGTAGAGACCAGTGTCATATTCTCCGATAGGTGATTCAAGACTCATCTTGAGCATAGTCTCGGTCGCCACATCCACATGCCTGAAAAGATATTGGAGTTTAACCGGACTCCCCGGCGCTACAATCTTGGCGCCAACCACACCTATCCCACTGTCGGACTCCATCACTGTCAAAAAATGATCCAGCCAATCCTCCTGGATTGTCACATCGTCATCCAGGAAGGCCACGTAGTCGGATTCCCAGGTATCACCGTGATTGATGAGCCAGTTGCGGGCCGCAGGCGCACCGATATTGATAGGGGTCTCGATGATCTCGAAATCGTTGTTCGGGAACTTTTCCCGGGCAGCCTTGGCGACCTCCAGGCTTCTGTCAGTACATCCGTTGATCAGCACCTTGATCTTGGCGTTGCCCAGGCGGGTTTTGCTCAGGCTATCCAAGGTCTGCTCAAAGATGGTGGCCTTGTTCCATGTGTAGAGATAAATGCAAACCTTACGCTTCTCGATCAGTTCATGATCAGGGACAAAGGGATTTCTGAGTTCCTTCACCCGCAGACGTACAGGCGTCTGCAACGGATCAAGGGCCAGCGAGCGTTCATAAAACGCAATACCTCGGCCGAGCTGCCCGGCGCGGATGAACAACTCGGCCGCGAGATTGAGTTCGGTCTCGTTCAACGACCCCGTACTCAACTCACCCCAGAGCTTCATGGCGATGTCATCCCGCCCGATTTGCGCGTAGTGCTGAAACAGCGCCGACTTCCACTCGGCCAATACTTCCTCTGGTGGCCGAAAGGCCGTCAGGTATCGTTTGGGATCCAAAGCATCACGCCGGCAATATTCAAGCAGCATTGAGGCCACGCCCAAGCTGGACGGGTTGTTCTTGAGCATCATGGCCAACTCACGCCGCGACTGCTCGCGCTCATCAAAATCGGCGTCAGCCTCGCTAAAGCTCTGCCATTCGGCTTGAGAGATATCGGTTCGCTCCACCATGGCTTTGAGCTGTGGCACCTTGCCCTCGGGAAAAAACAACACCCCGATTTCCAGGGCTTTGCGTTCAAAAGGCCTGCGCTGCAGAAACTTGCCCAGGATATATTTTGCCCAATACGCGGCATCCTGATCAAAGGCCTTTTCGTTCATCAACAAACGATTGATATAGCAAGAAATTACTATCGGTTCTAAGGCAAAGCTGCAGATGTAATTCTGGAGTCGTTGATAGACCTCGGCATTGGTCTGGCGTTCAAGCTGGCCAGCCAAGCCTCCGGTCATCACCTTCATATAATCAAGAAACATAAGCCCTCCTGGCCAATCGTTTCCAGCGTCCTGCTGGCGCATCGTCTCGCAACACTCGCTTTGGGGTACCCATCACACCAACGAGGGGCTGTCGAGCCAGGCATCATAGCGTCTGGCTTCCTCGCGCAGCATGGCAATCACTTCCTGCTGGTCGTACTTGTACAGAATTTTGATTCGGTTGCCATGACTGTTGCCGCCCAGCGCCCTGTCGGCAGCGGCCTGCTTGCCCATGCCCCGCAAATGACGGAATTCGATAAACCCGTTGTAGATCACCTCGTAGCCCTTCATCCGCAGACGCAGATGATGCTCAATGTCCACATACTGGCACGGCGAAAACCGGATATCGAAAAGACCGATGTCCTCAAGCAACGCATCCCGCCGATAGATGTGCAAACAACCGATGACGTGATCCACACGGTCCACGAAGTCGAACTGTCCATAATCGACGACCTCATCGTTGTTGGTCAGCTCGATCTCAGTGGGGCCAAAGCTCGTAAATCTTCGGACTCCGCCGTGGATCACCTTGGGCACACCAGGATTCAGCGCTTTGCCACCAATGGCTGCGGCTTTGGGAAAGACGCGGGAGGTTTTGATCATGTCTTTCAGCCAGGAAGGTGGAATCTCCAGCAGGTCGTCATCACCGATGGCGATGAACTCGGCCGCCGAATGATCGTGCTTCTCCAGCAGCCAGTTATGCCCCGCCGGACGCCCGATATTGGTGGGAAAACGCTCAATGGAGACTTCGACGCCCTCGGGGAATATATCACGGGCCTTTTGCAGGATATCCCAACTTCCGTCCTGTGAGTTGTTATCTGCAATGTACACCGCGTAATTGGAATAATCAGTGGCTGCCAACTGGCGCAGTGCGTTTTCAAGACAATCTGCCCGGTTGTAGGACAAGAGCAACAGATGGACCCGAGGCTCGGGGCTCAAATCCACATTCCGCATTTCTTCCAGCAGCTCCAGCGCCTTGTGCTTGAGTTTGACTTCCTGAGTCTCCGGCAGTTTTGACAGATACTCTAGAGCTCGCTCATTCTCCCCCGAGCGAATCAAAGCCGTGCTGACCGCGCTGGCAATGCCCTGTCTGATGTCATTGCCAAACCGCTTGATCAAGGCGTCATGAACCCCCATGGAGACCATGGTCACGACTTCCATCAGTTCCGCCTCCGAAGGAGAGTCCTCTGTGCGGGCCTGCCCGACAGGAACTGCGGGGTCTCCCTGCAAATCGCGGCATTTCGCCTCGTATTTCTCAGCTTTTTCAATCTCGCCCTTGGCCCTGTAATGGTGAGCCAAATTGGCAAATGACTGCGCTCTTGATTCTGCCACTGGTTCCTCCAATCCCCCTGTAAGAGAAGGGGGCTGACACCTGCCGTCAAACAATCGACGGCCAATCCACATCCTATGGACTGGATCATTCTTTTCCGATAGTTTCAACCAACCGGATTAACCGGATAATCCCGTAAGCCAAGGCATCGTCATGAAAAGCGCCCTGCACCCAACGGGACTCGTCGTCCTAGTCCCATGCCATAACTGTGCCGAATTCATCAGCGAATGCCTTGATTCCATCCTGAAACAGGATTTCGGTAACTGGCGACTGCTGGTGGCCGATGACGCCTCCACGGACAACACCTGCGGCATTGCTGAACGGTATGCCGACCCCAGGATTACAGTACGCCGCGGAATGCCGCGCGCCCATCTGATGGGCAACTTGCTGGCGGGCCTGCGCGAACTTGCCCCCGCCCCGGCGGAGGTCGTGGCCGTGGTGGACGGTGACGACCACTTGCTACCAGATGCATTTTCTCATGTCATGGAAGCTCACGCCAAGGGCTATGACCTCGTCTACACCGACATGCGCATCGACGGGTCCAAAGACTCTCTGGGCGCACAGATGATGGACGGGGTGCCACCACGCAAGCAGCTGTGGTGCATCTCGCACCTGCGAACCTTCAAGGGCTATCTGCTGGGCAGCCTGACGGACGACATGTTCCGGGACGAGGATGGTCATTTTTTCCGGGCAGCGGGGGATCTGTCCCTGTATCTGCCCATGGCCGAGGCCGCCGGTCCGGACAAAACCCTGTTCCTGCCCGAGAAGCTCTATCGCTACCGGGTTCACGAGCACTGCAACTTCAAGCACCGCCGGACCGAACAGCTGGACAACAACGCGCTGATCCGATCGCGACCACCTCTGGCCCCACAGACCACCCACTTCGACTTCAACGAGACCATCAAGAACCCGGACAAACTGGAATTGCGCGCCTTGGGCGAGGAGGTCCGCTCCCGCTATCCGCATCCCTACACAGTACGCCTGGATCACGTTGTGGATCCGCAGCAAGCCGAATCATGGCGAGCCTACCACAACCTCTGGATTGCCGAGGGTGTGTATCTGAACTGCATTGTGGAGGGAACGTGAACAAACAGGGCAGTCGCCCCGAAGTACTGGCCATCATCCCTGCCCGAGGCGGCTCCAAGGGCCTGCCCCGCAAAAACATCCTGCCGCTGGGGGGGATGCCCCTTGTGGCCTGGAGCATTCGTGCGGCCCTGGAGGCCAAGCGGATAACACGTGTGGTTGTTTCCACGGATGATGAAGAGATTGCTGCAGTCGCCCGCAACTGGGGTGCCGAGGTTCCCTTTCTGCGGCCTGCAGAGTTGGCAGGTGACCGCAGCAATGTCATTGAGGGCATCAAGCATGTACTGGCTGAGTTGCAACACAGGGAAGGCTATTCGCCCGACGCCTACTGCGCGCTCTATCCCACGCATCCTTTCCGTCTCCCGGGCCTGATCGACCAATTGACTGCCCTGCTTGTCGACACCCGAAGCAAAGTCGTAACGGCCCGGCAACTCGACACAGCACCCTGCACATGGTCCGTCCCCACAGGCACAGGATATCGATTCATAACTCCGGACCAATCCCAATCACTCCGGCCAGCCTACCGGCCCTATGGGCTGTACGAAGGAAAAACCGTCAAAAAGCCAACGCAACATTTCTGTCTGCATGTCGTGGACGACCCCGTACAACTCATTGACATCGACACGGAGCAAGACCTGCGACTGGCCAATGCCGTGGTCGAGGCCGGGCTGTTCCCCAACGGAGCCCGGCAATGAGAATCATCATCCCGGCAATCATCGACCCCGAGGAATACCTCTCCGGCCTTCCGGACCTGTTCCATCAATTGACGGTGCAGGCCGCCCGAACTGCGATCAAAGCAACATCGTTATCCGAATCCACGTTGATCAGCGTTGTCTACTCCGAACTTCCGGCACAGATCATCAGTGAGTTCAAGGCTACGGGAGTCGAGTTCGTGAAGGCGGGTGAATACGATTCTGTACCTGCACTTTTCCATTTCCTGCCACACGGGTCACAACTCGCTTTGGACCTCATTGGTGCCCACCCATCAGCAACAGCACCCGCGGCAATCCTCAACCCGCGGAATCCAACTCTGACCTGTCAGGACTTGACCTCGGCCCTTGATCAGTTCAGTCGCACCGAAGCCATGTACCTGCTGAGTGCCCGCCCTCCAGAAGACCACCCATGCCAGGGCAAAACCCTTTACGCCCTGCATGCTCCATTTCGCCCGCTCCATGACGGCGCCACCCTTGGCGGCGATTCCACAGGGCGGCAAGTCGTCCATATCAAGAGCAGACTTCCGGCACAGACCCTGCTGGTCCTGATGTGGAGGGGCGGAAAAATCATTCTTTCGCAGGACACGACAGGCCCAGACTCCCGGGCCTGTTTCACTCTCCCCTCCGATTTCGCTCTCCCCGACTCCACACGCTGGGGCTTGATCACTCCCACAGATGCTCCCGGACCTGCACGATTCCTGCTACCATACGTTCCCATAGGAGCAACTTGGGATTGGGACCGAAGCTCGACGCGAGTCACGGACCTGAGGGGCCAAGACATCACCGGCAGGCAAGACTTTCCGCCCCTTGCCCAGCCCGACGGTAGCCTAAGTCTGTTCAGGGCTCCCCTTCCTCAAAGCCCGGATCAGGACCTCGCCCATGACCTTTGGAGACTCCCGGCAGAACATGCCCTGCTCATCAAGGACGGACTCTCTCTTCTGCGATGGCAACTCCTGGCCAGAAACGAACAACAAGCTCCAGACCCCAAAACCACAGGACGGGCGCCCTCTCCCTAAGTCACGGATGACACCCCACTGGCGTGGTTCTTGCTTTAATTATTTCCTCTTTTATTCACTCAACCAAGGTGTTGCCGAAGATGTCCCACCCAAACAGCCTCTGCAAAGATGTCGTCCGCGCCAATGTGCATGGCCTGTCAGCCAAATGGTATCCCCCCCTCCTGGCCGGGGCAGAGACCCTTTCACAGATTCTTTTCGACACCGCCACACACCGGGGTGTGGGAGCCATTCTCGACAAGCTGACACCCGACGAATACGCCGTTTTCATTTCCCAATTCATCGCCAAAGGCATCGAGACCCACGGCAGCCAATGGCGCTATGCAGACATTTGCACAGCCCTCTTTGCCTTAAGCAACAGCCTCAAAGTGGATAACTACCTTGAAATCGGCGTGCGACGCGGTAGAAGTATGTCCATGGTAGCAGGCTGTTGCCCGCAAGCAAGCATTGTGGGGTTCGACCTCTGGATGGATAACTATGCTGGTCTGGAAAATCCCGGGCCTGAATTCGTCCGCCAAGAAATGAGCAATCTTGGATTCCAGGGCTCTCTGGACTTCGTCTCCGGCAACTCCCATGACACCGTCCCCGCCTACTTCGAACAGAACCCCGATGCGACGTTCGATCTGATCACCGTTGATGGCGACCACAGCCCCGAAGGGGCCATGGCAGACCTGCTCACTGTCATCCCAAGGTTACGCATCGGAGGAGCGATCGTCTTTGACGACATCGTTCATCCCCAGCATACTTATCTGATGGACATCTGGAACCGAGCCGTGGCTTCGCGCCCATTTTTCTCTTCATTCAAATTCACCGACCTTGGATATGGTGTCGCCTTTGCGATCAGAAGGAGCTGAGATGAGCGATCAGTCTATTCTCATCACCGGCGTCAACGGATTCATTGGCAGCCACATTGCGCGCCTGCTCAAAAAACGCTGGCGCGTGGTGGGAATTGACACGAATTCCATCGATCTCCATGGGACAACCGACAGATATTGCCAACTCATGCTGCCCGATACAGATATCGAAGGCATTCTGCGCAGAGAACAACCCTCAGCCTGCCTCCATTTCGCTGGCTCGGCCTCGGTGGGACACTCTCTGGAATACCCCTCCCATGATTTTCAGGCAGGCCCAGTTACCCTCTTCCATTTGCTCGACGCCATACGCAAGACCACCCCGGACTGTTCCGTCTTCTTCCCCTCGAGCGCTGCAGTATACGGAAACCCCAAAGCTCTACCCATTTCCGAAGACAGCCCGACCGCGCCCATCTCTCCATATGGCTATCACAAGCTTATGTCCGAACAAGTACTTCAAGAATTCAGTTCCATATACGGCCTGAACTGCGTGACCCTACGCATCTTTTCCTGCTACGGCCCGGGCTTGAAAAAGCAGCTGCTGTGGGACGTCTGCAGCAAGATTCGCCAGAGACACCTGCATCTGTTCGGGACCGGGGACGAAACCAGGGACTTCATCCATGTCGATGATGTAGCGCGCTCCGTGGAGCACTTGCTGAATCAGCAAATCAACAACGGCCTCTTCAATCTGGCAAGCGGAAAACAGACTTCCGTCAAACGCATCGCACAACTGCTCTGTGAAGCTTGGCCCCAGTCTGACATCGCCCCTGTTTTCAATGGAAATTCGCGCCCCGGTGACCCCTTGTACTGGCAGGCCGACGTCTCACGACTGGCGCAATCTGGATTCGAACCTCGCACTCCCCTGGAACAGGGTATCGCCGAGTACGCCGCTTGGTATCAAAGGCAGGACCATGACGCCGAATAGCTCTCCAAGAATTGGTATCCCCGTCATCGCGGACACATGGCTGGGGGGGGTCAACTATGTCATCCATCTCTTTCTGGCTGGATGTTCCCTTCCCGAGGACCTGCGTCCCCGACTTATCCTGGTGATTCCCGAAAAATTCCTCAGGGAACAAGCCATCACCGAACATCGACGCATCCTGCCGTTGGCGGACACCATTATTGCGCGCACAGCCGACCGGCAGCTTGCCGAACAGCTTCTCGGGCCGTCGGTCATCACCTGCAGCACCGAAGCAGAACTTTACCAGCACATCGACTTCCTGTTCCCGGTACACAGCAATGTCCTCGAGGGCTGGCCCGCAGCCTCCTGGATTCCTGACTTCCAACACCGGCGCTTACCTCAATTCTGCCCCAAGGCAGAGCTGGAAAAACGGGATATTGTGGACCGCATGGTTGCGGAACGAGCCCGGTATATTGTCTTCAGCAGCGAGGCGGCCCAAAATGACTTCCGCTGTTTTTTCCCGGATTCGCAAGCTTCGGGCGCCATCCTGCATTTCACCACCATCGCCGAAGAGAGCTGGTTCCAGGGCAACCCGGACGATGTCCGCAAGCACTTCGGCCTCCCGGAACACTTTCTGATCTGCTGCAACCAGTTCTGGATGCACAAGGACCACAAGACGCTCTTCAGTGCCATTTCCGTGCTCAAGCGAATGGGCAAGCCCATCCACCTGGTCTGCACGGGCCCCACACAGGATTACCGCAACAAAGGATACTTCAACGAGCTTCTGGGTCTGCTCAAGGCCCTCGGGATCGAAGAGCTTGTGCATATCCTCGGCCGTATCGACAGAAATGACCAGATCCAGCTGCTACGCGGCAGCCTGGGAGTGATTCAACCATCGCTGTTTGAAGGCTGGAGCACGGTGGTGGAGGACAGTCGCGTTCTGGGCAAGACCATTTTTCTTTCAGATATCGATGTGCATCAGGAACAAGCGCCCGAGCACGGCATCTATTTCAAGGCTGGCGACCCCGCCGACCTGACCCAGAAGCTCCTGACAAATTCGCAGGCCCTTATCCCCACCCACGGGACGGAGCAGGAGGAACAGGCAAGACGTGATGCAGACCAACGCATTCGCCTGTTCGGCCTGCAGTTGCTCCGCATCGCCAAGGAAGGCGTCAGACTGTTTTCCGCAGCCCCGAAAACCATTTCCGCTCCGAAACATACACGGTCCAGTGGCAACGCGCTGACGATCACGACCAGCATCGCCCCAAAGGGTATCCCCAAACAGCGTCGCGCCGTCCTGAGTTGGCTCGAGTTGGGTTTGAAGTCGAATCCCTCAACCCACCCGAAGAAATTCCTCTGGTCCAACCCCATTTCCCGGAGGTCCGGTTCATCCCCGTGGCCCGAAGCGCCAAAGAAACGCTGGGTAAGCCACTGGTCTACCTTGATGATCTCTTTGCCCATTTTTCATCTTCAGGCCGCCAGATCTGTGGCACCGTCAACTCGGACATCATCCTGCGCGGTGCCCCCGACCTTGTGCAACGGATTGAATCGGAAGCTGAAGGATCATTCGTGTTCGGCTCTCGTCTTGATGTGCCCGACGAGCATGCCACGCATGGCGACATGTACAGCCAGGGCTTCGACTTCTTTTTCTTCGATCGAAAGCTGCTGCCCCTGTACAAAAAAACGGAATTCTGCATCGGTGCTCCCTGGTGGGACTATTGGATCGCCCTCATCCCCATTCTCGGAGGATTTCCAGCCAAACAGGTTCGCACTCCCATGGCCTACCATCCCATGCATGAACTGGCATGGTCGTGGGACTGGTATGTTCG is part of the Desulfovibrio ferrophilus genome and harbors:
- a CDS encoding glycosyltransferase family A protein, with the translated sequence MPTHQPPRWPMLPSDLGMYLTTCTSGKFFSIHAGNQFVERGAAPESRGREQLLAIGFDQLHQAWDTDPGDPTLAHQLINLDQTLGGILSPAKREAIISMGNTFRGPVSWRDRRGELLAQGGDAMRDAVEPELRAEPGNLHWWWQASECASEHNQWEWLLDMASTLPAGLCSVYAQRARADALFHLGRYAEAFEGYRQLTGAMEWPGLDLRVGECLLRSGDRAGAIALWRDSVLTKPWQTNLVLHLHDVLTGADAPGPAPDGQTFLLLYSWNKGESLNNTLASLAESDLSDARIKVLDNGSTDSTPDVVRVWAERFGADRFEALSTLVNVGAPAARNWLMHLPDVRQGDNVIYMDDDIYLPTDWLGSMGAAQRAYPEAAVWGCRVVDSTRPHIVQHADEFLGAPREEDNISVGFCCQCLDVLDYGQFSYMRPCTSVTGCLHMFRTAELHELGGFDLQFSPSQFDDAEHDLMLVSKGRTPVYQGHLRILHERNTGAQWNDRDKPYGIDGNYYKLNKKYSGDAVREIRTRSYATVLSDLRRKLAVIADQ
- a CDS encoding TylF/MycF/NovP-related O-methyltransferase, which codes for MDSSRKIFAVDSFEGLPAPRQEDSIPRMGGKTHYVEGMFKETSYAQLQYLLEIWGKNQRVRLIKGFFEDVLPPAFPASKQFSMVILDSDQYSGTKFGLEFFYDRIPEGGMIFVDDYNGTYAEGVTVAVNEFLADKPEQMAQGGKTMWYCVKQG
- a CDS encoding glycosyltransferase family 2 protein; translation: MFLDYMKVMTGGLAGQLERQTNAEVYQRLQNYICSFALEPIVISCYINRLLMNEKAFDQDAAYWAKYILGKFLQRRPFERKALEIGVLFFPEGKVPQLKAMVERTDISQAEWQSFSEADADFDEREQSRRELAMMLKNNPSSLGVASMLLEYCRRDALDPKRYLTAFRPPEEVLAEWKSALFQHYAQIGRDDIAMKLWGELSTGSLNETELNLAAELFIRAGQLGRGIAFYERSLALDPLQTPVRLRVKELRNPFVPDHELIEKRKVCIYLYTWNKATIFEQTLDSLSKTRLGNAKIKVLINGCTDRSLEVAKAAREKFPNNDFEIIETPINIGAPAARNWLINHGDTWESDYVAFLDDDVTIQEDWLDHFLTVMESDSGIGVVGAKIVAPGSPVKLQYLFRHVDVATETMLKMSLESPIGEYDTGLYNIVREARSVMGCQHMFRVDALKQVPQFDIQFSPSQVDDIEHDLMLCLKGFKIMYTGHVSCIHHQSSGVGQNASSLTMKKMGNAIGNDLKLCFKHFENLGKLAKMDSLSLVGPLEGLQVGAARAS
- a CDS encoding glycosyltransferase; amino-acid sequence: MAESRAQSFANLAHHYRAKGEIEKAEKYEAKCRDLQGDPAVPVGQARTEDSPSEAELMEVVTMVSMGVHDALIKRFGNDIRQGIASAVSTALIRSGENERALEYLSKLPETQEVKLKHKALELLEEMRNVDLSPEPRVHLLLLSYNRADCLENALRQLAATDYSNYAVYIADNNSQDGSWDILQKARDIFPEGVEVSIERFPTNIGRPAGHNWLLEKHDHSAAEFIAIGDDDLLEIPPSWLKDMIKTSRVFPKAAAIGGKALNPGVPKVIHGGVRRFTSFGPTEIELTNNDEVVDYGQFDFVDRVDHVIGCLHIYRRDALLEDIGLFDIRFSPCQYVDIEHHLRLRMKGYEVIYNGFIEFRHLRGMGKQAAADRALGGNSHGNRIKILYKYDQQEVIAMLREEARRYDAWLDSPSLV
- a CDS encoding glycosyltransferase family 2 protein, coding for MKSALHPTGLVVLVPCHNCAEFISECLDSILKQDFGNWRLLVADDASTDNTCGIAERYADPRITVRRGMPRAHLMGNLLAGLRELAPAPAEVVAVVDGDDHLLPDAFSHVMEAHAKGYDLVYTDMRIDGSKDSLGAQMMDGVPPRKQLWCISHLRTFKGYLLGSLTDDMFRDEDGHFFRAAGDLSLYLPMAEAAGPDKTLFLPEKLYRYRVHEHCNFKHRRTEQLDNNALIRSRPPLAPQTTHFDFNETIKNPDKLELRALGEEVRSRYPHPYTVRLDHVVDPQQAESWRAYHNLWIAEGVYLNCIVEGT
- a CDS encoding cytidylyltransferase domain-containing protein; its protein translation is MNKQGSRPEVLAIIPARGGSKGLPRKNILPLGGMPLVAWSIRAALEAKRITRVVVSTDDEEIAAVARNWGAEVPFLRPAELAGDRSNVIEGIKHVLAELQHREGYSPDAYCALYPTHPFRLPGLIDQLTALLVDTRSKVVTARQLDTAPCTWSVPTGTGYRFITPDQSQSLRPAYRPYGLYEGKTVKKPTQHFCLHVVDDPVQLIDIDTEQDLRLANAVVEAGLFPNGARQ
- a CDS encoding class I SAM-dependent methyltransferase, which produces MSHPNSLCKDVVRANVHGLSAKWYPPLLAGAETLSQILFDTATHRGVGAILDKLTPDEYAVFISQFIAKGIETHGSQWRYADICTALFALSNSLKVDNYLEIGVRRGRSMSMVAGCCPQASIVGFDLWMDNYAGLENPGPEFVRQEMSNLGFQGSLDFVSGNSHDTVPAYFEQNPDATFDLITVDGDHSPEGAMADLLTVIPRLRIGGAIVFDDIVHPQHTYLMDIWNRAVASRPFFSSFKFTDLGYGVAFAIRRS
- a CDS encoding NAD-dependent epimerase/dehydratase family protein, producing MSDQSILITGVNGFIGSHIARLLKKRWRVVGIDTNSIDLHGTTDRYCQLMLPDTDIEGILRREQPSACLHFAGSASVGHSLEYPSHDFQAGPVTLFHLLDAIRKTTPDCSVFFPSSAAVYGNPKALPISEDSPTAPISPYGYHKLMSEQVLQEFSSIYGLNCVTLRIFSCYGPGLKKQLLWDVCSKIRQRHLHLFGTGDETRDFIHVDDVARSVEHLLNQQINNGLFNLASGKQTSVKRIAQLLCEAWPQSDIAPVFNGNSRPGDPLYWQADVSRLAQSGFEPRTPLEQGIAEYAAWYQRQDHDAE
- a CDS encoding glycosyltransferase family 4 protein produces the protein MTPNSSPRIGIPVIADTWLGGVNYVIHLFLAGCSLPEDLRPRLILVIPEKFLREQAITEHRRILPLADTIIARTADRQLAEQLLGPSVITCSTEAELYQHIDFLFPVHSNVLEGWPAASWIPDFQHRRLPQFCPKAELEKRDIVDRMVAERARYIVFSSEAAQNDFRCFFPDSQASGAILHFTTIAEESWFQGNPDDVRKHFGLPEHFLICCNQFWMHKDHKTLFSAISVLKRMGKPIHLVCTGPTQDYRNKGYFNELLGLLKALGIEELVHILGRIDRNDQIQLLRGSLGVIQPSLFEGWSTVVEDSRVLGKTIFLSDIDVHQEQAPEHGIYFKAGDPADLTQKLLTNSQALIPTHGTEQEEQARRDADQRIRLFGLQLLRIAKEGVRLFSAAPKTISAPKHTRSSGNALTITTSIAPKGIPKQRRAVLSWLELGLKSNPSTHPKKFLWSNPISRRSGSSPWPEAPKKRWVSHWSTLMISLPIFHLQAARSVAPSTRTSSCAVPPTLCNGLNRKLKDHSCSALVLMCPTSMPRMATCTARASTSFSSIESCCPCTKKRNSASVLPGGTIGSPSSPFSEDFQPNRFALPWPTIPCMNWHGRGTGMFA